The nucleotide sequence GATTTAAGTAATGGCCATTTCCATAAATACTCTGGTATTTGATCCTGTTTGGGAAATGTAACAAAACTAGATATAGGATACTCTTTTTCAGTAGCTAACCCTATTTCGAAAGGTACCCACCATGAAAGTTTTGTATTTTCCGAAAGTACTGCAATCAAATGTGAACATTCACTTAATTTATTTCTTAGATGGTTAGTAAGATTATCACCAGAGCCACTAAGTTGCTTATCTAAGACATCCAAATAATAATCAATATTATGCAATAATAAATAATTTGCGATCCTTATCGCTGTATCACAATCTTCTTGTTTATGCGAAATAAATATTTTTAACATTTCCATTACTCTCCCTTTTTACAAAAAGTAACAACATATCTCTCTCATTCAAGACGATAAGGAACTAAAAT is from Brevibacillus brevis and encodes:
- a CDS encoding toll/interleukin-1 receptor domain-containing protein encodes the protein MLKIFISHKQEDCDTAIRIANYLLLHNIDYYLDVLDKQLSGSGDNLTNHLRNKLSECSHLIAVLSENTKLSWWVPFEIGLATEKEYPISSFVTFPKQDQIPEYLWKWPLLKSKNDLDQYISILIKDKRVIIREQTIERGLLGRITPNYAEAFHRSLKTKLGQPI